In Phaeobacter porticola, one DNA window encodes the following:
- a CDS encoding 2-oxoglutarate dehydrogenase E1 component, with amino-acid sequence MTDQSPNDLFHASSFMQGHNAEYLEQLYAQYANDPNAVDAAWAEFFRQMGDADLDVKAEAAGPSWARPDWPPAPNDDLTGALTGEWPAPAETKSAGKKIKDKAAAKGVEVTDDQIQRAVLDSIRALMLIRAYRIRGHLAANLDPLGMREGSSHPELDPRTYGFAEADMDRPIFIDNVLGLQVASMRQIVDIVKRTYCGTFALQYMHISDPEQASWLKERIEGYDKEIRFTREGRKAILNKMVEAEGFEKFLHVKYMGTKRFGLDGGESLIPAMEQIIKRGGALGIRDIVIGMPHRGRLSVLANVMQKPYKAIFNEFQGGSFKPEDVDGSGDVKYHLGASSDREFDGNSVHLSLTANPSHLEAVNPVVLGKVRAKQDQLKDADRSQVLPILLHGDAAFAGQGVVAECFALSGLRGHKAGGTMHIVVNNQIGFTTAPHFSRSSPYPTDNALVVEAPIFHVNGDDPEAVVHAAKVAIEFRQKFHKDVVLDIFCYRRFGHNEGDEPMFTNPLMYKKIKGHKTTLSLYTERLVKDGLIPEGEIEDMKASFQARLNEEFEAGKNFKPNKADWLDGRWSHLDKQKEDYQRGKTSVSPETFKEVGTALSRAPDGFPVHKTIGRFLDSRAKMVETGEGIDWATGEALAFGSLLTEGYPVRLSGQDATRGTFSQRHSGVVNQNTEERYYPLNNIRSGQSQYEVIDSALSEYAVLGFEYGYSLAEPNALTLWEAQFGDFANGAQIMFDQFISSGESKWLRMSGLVCLLPHGFEGQGPEHSSARLERFLQMCGQDNWIVANCTTPANYFHILRRQLHRTFRKPLIMMTPKSLLRHKLAVSKAEEFTTGSSFHRVLWDDAQHGNSDTKLVDDDQIKRVVLCSGKVYYDLLEERDARGLDDVYLMRVEQYYPFPAISMVKELSRFKHAEIVWCQEEPKNQGAWTFIEPNIEWVLTRIGAKNSRPIYVGRATSASPATGLASEHKAQQAALVNEALSIKG; translated from the coding sequence ATGACCGACCAGAGCCCTAATGATCTCTTCCATGCCTCCTCCTTCATGCAGGGGCACAATGCGGAGTATCTGGAGCAGCTCTATGCCCAATACGCCAATGACCCCAATGCGGTGGACGCGGCCTGGGCCGAATTTTTCCGCCAGATGGGGGATGCTGATCTCGACGTAAAGGCCGAGGCCGCAGGCCCCTCATGGGCACGTCCAGACTGGCCGCCTGCTCCGAACGACGATCTGACCGGCGCCTTAACCGGTGAATGGCCCGCTCCGGCGGAAACCAAAAGCGCTGGCAAAAAGATTAAGGACAAGGCCGCCGCCAAGGGTGTCGAGGTGACCGACGATCAGATCCAGCGCGCCGTACTGGACTCGATCCGCGCACTGATGCTGATCCGGGCCTACCGGATCCGAGGACATCTGGCTGCCAATTTAGACCCGCTCGGCATGCGCGAAGGCAGCTCTCATCCAGAGCTGGATCCGCGCACCTATGGGTTTGCCGAAGCCGACATGGATCGCCCGATCTTTATCGACAATGTTCTGGGGCTTCAGGTTGCTTCGATGCGCCAGATCGTGGACATCGTAAAGCGCACCTATTGCGGCACCTTTGCACTGCAATACATGCATATCTCTGATCCCGAACAGGCCAGCTGGCTCAAAGAACGGATCGAAGGTTACGATAAAGAAATCCGCTTTACCCGCGAAGGTCGCAAGGCGATCCTCAACAAGATGGTTGAGGCCGAGGGCTTCGAAAAATTCCTGCACGTCAAATACATGGGCACAAAACGCTTTGGCCTGGACGGCGGCGAAAGTCTGATCCCGGCGATGGAGCAGATCATCAAGCGCGGTGGCGCGCTGGGGATCCGCGATATCGTCATCGGCATGCCGCACCGCGGTCGCCTGTCGGTGCTCGCCAATGTGATGCAGAAGCCGTACAAGGCCATTTTCAACGAATTCCAAGGCGGCAGCTTTAAGCCTGAGGATGTCGATGGGTCGGGCGATGTGAAATATCACCTCGGCGCGTCCTCGGATCGCGAATTTGATGGCAACTCCGTGCACTTGTCGCTAACCGCCAACCCCTCACATCTTGAGGCCGTGAACCCGGTTGTTCTCGGTAAGGTGCGGGCGAAGCAGGATCAGCTGAAAGATGCGGATCGCAGCCAAGTCCTGCCAATCCTTCTGCACGGCGACGCGGCTTTTGCAGGCCAAGGTGTCGTGGCTGAGTGTTTTGCCCTATCAGGTCTGCGCGGTCACAAGGCAGGCGGCACGATGCATATCGTCGTGAACAACCAGATCGGCTTTACCACTGCGCCGCATTTCTCCCGCTCCTCACCCTACCCGACCGACAACGCGCTGGTGGTTGAGGCGCCGATTTTCCACGTCAACGGTGACGACCCTGAAGCCGTGGTTCATGCAGCAAAGGTTGCGATCGAATTCCGCCAAAAATTCCACAAGGACGTTGTTCTAGATATCTTCTGCTATCGCAGGTTTGGTCACAACGAAGGCGACGAGCCCATGTTCACCAACCCGCTGATGTACAAGAAAATCAAGGGTCACAAGACCACGCTGTCGCTTTATACAGAACGACTGGTGAAAGACGGGCTTATTCCCGAGGGCGAGATTGAGGATATGAAAGCCTCTTTCCAGGCACGCCTGAACGAGGAATTTGAAGCTGGAAAGAATTTCAAGCCGAACAAGGCCGACTGGCTGGACGGGCGCTGGTCCCATCTCGACAAACAGAAAGAGGATTACCAGCGTGGCAAGACCTCTGTGTCGCCAGAAACCTTTAAGGAGGTTGGTACCGCTCTCAGCCGCGCGCCAGATGGGTTCCCGGTTCACAAAACCATCGGCCGGTTTCTGGATTCGCGCGCCAAAATGGTTGAAACTGGCGAAGGAATCGACTGGGCCACAGGCGAAGCCCTCGCTTTTGGCTCGCTCTTGACTGAAGGTTATCCAGTTCGTCTTTCGGGTCAGGATGCGACCCGCGGCACGTTCTCGCAGCGCCACTCCGGTGTCGTTAATCAGAACACCGAGGAACGCTATTATCCGCTGAACAACATCCGCAGCGGCCAATCTCAGTACGAGGTGATCGATTCTGCCCTGTCCGAATACGCGGTACTCGGGTTCGAGTATGGGTATTCACTCGCCGAGCCCAACGCGCTGACACTTTGGGAAGCCCAGTTTGGTGATTTCGCAAATGGTGCGCAGATCATGTTTGATCAGTTTATCTCGTCAGGTGAGAGCAAATGGCTGCGCATGTCGGGCTTGGTGTGCCTGCTACCTCATGGGTTTGAAGGCCAGGGTCCGGAGCACTCCTCCGCCCGCCTGGAACGCTTCCTGCAGATGTGTGGTCAGGACAATTGGATTGTCGCAAACTGCACAACACCTGCCAACTACTTCCACATTTTGCGCCGCCAACTACACCGCACGTTCCGCAAGCCGCTCATTATGATGACGCCAAAGTCGCTGCTGCGACACAAGTTGGCAGTCAGCAAGGCCGAAGAATTCACCACCGGCTCCAGCTTCCACCGCGTTCTCTGGGATGATGCCCAGCATGGCAATTCCGACACAAAACTGGTCGACGATGACCAGATCAAGCGCGTCGTTCTCTGCTCTGGCAAGGTCTACTATGATCTTCTGGAAGAACGTGATGCCCGCGGTCTTGATGACGTCTACCTAATGCGGGTGGAACAATATTATCCGTTCCCAGCCATCTCCATGGTCAAGGAACTCAGCCGTTTCAAGCATGCCGAAATCGTTTGGTGCCAGGAAGAACCTAAAAATCAGGGGGCCTGGACGTTTATCGAGCCGAACATCGAGTGGGTACTGACCCGTATCGGTGCCAAGAACAGCCGCCCGATCTATGTCGGCCGCGCCACATCGGCCTCGCCCGCAACGGGTTTGGCCAGCGAACACAAAGCCCAACAAGCTGCGCTCGTCAACGAAGCGCTGAGCATCAAAGGATAA
- the odhB gene encoding 2-oxoglutarate dehydrogenase complex dihydrolipoyllysine-residue succinyltransferase → MTTEVRVPTLGESVTEATVATWFKKPGDVVAADEMLCELETDKVTVEVPAPAAGTLGEIVAAEGETVGVDALLATIAEGASGSAPAAASKAEATPTADADHSAGNSTDVMVPTLGESVSEATVSTWFKKVGDSVAQDEMLCELETDKVSVEVPSPVAGVLTEITAAEGSTVDATAKLGVISGGEAGAVTPTPTKGETAGGAQYTTPPAGQGGPAKDIANAPSAEKAMAEAGLSADQVQGSGRDGRIMKDDVARAVAAAAAAPAASTSAPAAAAPVRAPVAADDAAREERVKMTRLRQTIAKRLKDSQNTAAMLTTYNEVDMTEVMALRNEYKDLFLKKHGVKLGFMSFFTKACCHALNEVPEVNAEIDGTDIVYKNFVHMGIAAGTPTGLVVPVIRDADAMSFAEIEKAIAEKGARARDGKLSMAEMQGGTFTISNGGVYGSLMSSPILNPPQSGILGMHKIQDRPMAINGKVEIRPMMYLALSYDHRIVDGKGAVTFLVRVKEALEDPRRLLMDL, encoded by the coding sequence ATGACCACCGAAGTTCGCGTGCCCACCCTGGGCGAATCCGTGACTGAAGCCACCGTCGCCACCTGGTTCAAGAAGCCCGGCGATGTTGTGGCCGCTGATGAAATGCTCTGCGAGCTGGAGACCGACAAGGTCACCGTAGAGGTCCCCGCCCCGGCTGCTGGCACCTTGGGCGAAATCGTTGCCGCCGAAGGTGAGACCGTTGGCGTTGACGCGCTGCTGGCCACCATCGCTGAAGGGGCATCAGGAAGCGCGCCCGCCGCCGCCTCCAAGGCAGAGGCAACCCCAACCGCCGACGCTGACCACAGCGCTGGCAACAGCACGGATGTAATGGTTCCCACGCTTGGCGAATCCGTCAGCGAAGCGACTGTTTCAACCTGGTTCAAAAAGGTTGGCGACAGCGTTGCGCAGGATGAAATGCTGTGCGAATTGGAAACCGACAAAGTCTCCGTCGAGGTACCTTCCCCTGTTGCAGGTGTCCTAACAGAGATCACCGCCGCCGAAGGCAGCACCGTCGATGCGACTGCCAAATTGGGTGTGATCTCAGGTGGCGAAGCAGGCGCCGTAACGCCTACGCCCACCAAAGGCGAAACCGCAGGTGGGGCGCAATATACCACGCCCCCCGCAGGCCAGGGCGGTCCGGCCAAGGATATCGCCAATGCGCCGTCGGCCGAGAAGGCGATGGCTGAGGCCGGTCTCTCTGCAGATCAGGTGCAAGGCAGCGGCCGCGATGGCCGTATCATGAAGGATGACGTCGCCCGTGCCGTGGCAGCTGCCGCAGCTGCACCAGCTGCCAGCACTTCGGCCCCAGCAGCGGCCGCACCTGTGCGTGCGCCGGTTGCTGCAGATGACGCCGCCCGTGAAGAGCGCGTGAAAATGACACGCCTGCGCCAGACAATCGCCAAGCGTCTGAAGGACAGTCAAAACACCGCTGCGATGCTCACCACCTACAACGAGGTCGACATGACTGAGGTGATGGCCCTGCGCAACGAGTACAAGGATCTGTTCCTGAAAAAGCACGGTGTGAAACTGGGCTTCATGTCCTTCTTCACCAAGGCCTGCTGCCATGCGCTGAACGAGGTCCCCGAGGTCAATGCCGAGATCGATGGCACCGACATCGTCTACAAGAACTTCGTCCACATGGGCATTGCTGCTGGCACGCCCACAGGCCTGGTTGTGCCGGTGATCCGCGACGCCGATGCGATGTCCTTTGCCGAGATCGAAAAGGCAATTGCCGAGAAAGGCGCCCGCGCCCGCGACGGCAAACTGTCGATGGCAGAGATGCAGGGCGGCACCTTCACCATCTCCAACGGTGGTGTCTACGGCTCGCTGATGTCCTCGCCCATCCTGAACCCACCGCAATCCGGCATCCTGGGCATGCACAAGATCCAGGACCGCCCGATGGCGATCAACGGCAAGGTTGAGATCCGCCCGATGATGTATCTGGCACTGTCCTATGACCACCGCATCGTCGACGGCAAAGGTGCTGTGACCTTCCTCGTGCGCGTCAAGGAAGCGCTGGAAGACCCCCGCCGCCTGCTGATGGATCTGTAA
- a CDS encoding MAPEG family protein: protein MTAELTALTLAALLQALQFCAYAITANRQLDPKIALGPRDTPVTLTGTAGRFKRAMENHFEGLILFTIACGVVVISDQSTGFTAGCAWVYLCARVLYVPAYALGWTPGRSIIWFVGFFATVFMLIAALV from the coding sequence ATGACCGCAGAACTCACCGCCCTCACCCTCGCCGCGCTTCTGCAAGCGCTTCAGTTTTGCGCATATGCCATCACGGCAAATCGCCAACTGGATCCGAAAATAGCACTTGGCCCACGCGACACGCCGGTCACCCTGACAGGTACAGCCGGACGCTTCAAACGTGCGATGGAAAACCATTTCGAAGGGCTGATCCTGTTCACCATCGCCTGCGGCGTGGTGGTGATCAGCGATCAATCGACGGGCTTCACCGCAGGCTGTGCCTGGGTCTATCTTTGCGCCCGGGTGCTCTACGTGCCGGCTTACGCCTTGGGCTGGACCCCTGGCCGCTCGATCATCTGGTTTGTCGGCTTTTTTGCCACCGTCTTTATGTTGATCGCAGCGCTGGTATGA
- the lpdA gene encoding dihydrolipoyl dehydrogenase produces the protein MASYDVIVIGAGPGGYVCAIRCAQLGLKTAVVEGRETLGGTCLNVGCIPSKALLHSTHLLHEAEHNFAHMGLKGKSPSVDWAQMKSYKEEVIGQNTGGIEFLFKKNKIDWIKGWASIPEAGKVKVGDDTHEAKNIVIASGSVPSSLPGVEVDNAKGIVVDSTGALDLPKIPKKMVVIGAGVIGLELGSVYARLGSDVTVVEYMDAVCPGMDKDVQRSFKRILEKQGLNFIMGAAVQEVETSKTKAKVKYQPKKGGDDEVIDADVVLVATGRKPYAEGLGLDALGVKMTERGQIATDAHWAANVKGVYAIGDVIEGPMLAHKAEDEGMAVAEVIAGKHGHVNYGVIPGVVYTTPEVATVGQTEDALKAEGRKIKTGKFMFMGNARAKAVHQAEGGFVKLIADKETDRILGASIIGPAAGDLIHEICVAMEFGASAEDLALTCHAHPTYSEAVREAALACGDGPIHS, from the coding sequence ATGGCATCCTATGACGTGATCGTAATCGGCGCCGGCCCCGGTGGCTATGTCTGCGCCATCCGCTGCGCACAGCTGGGCCTCAAGACCGCAGTGGTCGAGGGCCGCGAAACCCTCGGCGGTACCTGCCTCAACGTCGGCTGTATCCCCTCAAAGGCCCTGTTGCACTCGACCCATCTGCTGCATGAAGCGGAACATAACTTCGCCCATATGGGTCTGAAGGGCAAAAGCCCCTCGGTCGACTGGGCGCAGATGAAATCCTACAAGGAAGAGGTCATCGGCCAGAACACCGGCGGCATCGAGTTTCTGTTCAAGAAGAACAAGATCGACTGGATCAAGGGCTGGGCCTCCATCCCCGAGGCTGGCAAGGTCAAGGTGGGCGATGACACCCATGAGGCCAAGAACATCGTGATTGCCTCCGGCTCGGTGCCCTCCTCGCTGCCAGGCGTCGAGGTCGACAACGCCAAGGGGATTGTAGTGGACAGCACCGGCGCGCTGGACCTGCCCAAGATCCCAAAGAAAATGGTCGTAATCGGTGCCGGCGTCATCGGGCTGGAACTGGGGTCGGTCTATGCACGTCTCGGGTCTGACGTGACCGTGGTTGAATATATGGACGCCGTTTGCCCCGGCATGGACAAAGATGTTCAGCGCAGCTTCAAGCGGATCCTTGAAAAACAGGGTCTGAACTTCATCATGGGGGCTGCGGTACAGGAGGTTGAAACCTCCAAGACCAAAGCAAAGGTGAAGTACCAGCCGAAAAAAGGCGGCGATGACGAAGTGATCGATGCCGATGTGGTGTTGGTCGCCACCGGTCGCAAGCCCTACGCTGAGGGGCTGGGCCTTGATGCTCTGGGTGTCAAGATGACCGAGCGCGGCCAGATCGCAACCGACGCCCATTGGGCCGCGAATGTCAAAGGTGTCTATGCCATCGGTGACGTTATCGAGGGGCCGATGCTGGCCCATAAGGCCGAAGATGAAGGAATGGCGGTGGCCGAGGTGATTGCGGGCAAACATGGCCACGTCAACTACGGCGTGATCCCCGGCGTGGTCTACACCACACCCGAGGTGGCCACCGTGGGCCAGACCGAAGATGCGCTGAAGGCCGAAGGTCGCAAGATCAAGACCGGCAAGTTCATGTTCATGGGCAACGCCCGCGCCAAGGCCGTGCATCAGGCCGAAGGCGGCTTCGTAAAGTTGATTGCGGACAAGGAAACCGATCGTATTCTAGGCGCATCAATCATCGGTCCAGCAGCTGGCGACCTAATCCACGAAATCTGTGTAGCGATGGAATTCGGCGCTTCCGCCGAGGATCTGGCCCTCACTTGCCATGCGCATCCAACCTACTCCGAAGCCGTCCGCGAAGCGGCACTGGCCTGCGGCGACGGCCCGATCCACAGCTAA
- a CDS encoding EthD family reductase, with protein sequence MSVSLQVIYPASAEAIFDYDYYENTHLPLVEEHWGELMETVEASRGIAGGPDVPAPYLLIATITFADMDTLDMAMGEKGGPIIDDVINFTNVQPQILVGQVLMS encoded by the coding sequence ATGAGCGTCAGCCTGCAAGTGATCTACCCTGCCTCTGCCGAGGCGATTTTTGACTACGACTATTATGAAAACACTCATCTGCCCCTTGTCGAAGAACATTGGGGAGAGCTGATGGAAACCGTCGAGGCATCGCGCGGCATCGCGGGTGGGCCTGACGTACCTGCGCCCTATCTGCTGATCGCAACGATCACCTTTGCTGATATGGACACGCTGGACATGGCAATGGGTGAAAAAGGCGGTCCCATAATTGATGACGTCATCAATTTCACCAATGTGCAACCACAGATCTTGGTCGGCCAGGTCTTGATGAGCTGA
- a CDS encoding pyridoxamine 5'-phosphate oxidase family protein, whose product MEFLNTVEQLEALYGTPGAPSIRKVARQMTPLYSQWIMASRLCMLATVGPEGTDDSPRGDDGPVVLELNPGTLALPDWRGNNRIDSLRNIVRDPRVSLMFLVPGSNNVVRVNGRAQITADAHVLERFDKNGKQPRTVIVIAIDEIYSQCARALMRAGTWSAGDDSDALPSMGEILAEQTAGEEGGATYDEAWAPRAAETMW is encoded by the coding sequence ATGGAATTTCTCAACACGGTTGAACAGCTAGAGGCACTTTACGGGACACCGGGGGCACCCTCTATACGCAAAGTGGCGCGACAAATGACACCGCTCTATAGTCAGTGGATCATGGCGTCACGTCTGTGCATGTTGGCGACGGTTGGTCCCGAAGGCACGGATGATAGTCCACGCGGCGACGATGGTCCGGTTGTGTTGGAATTGAACCCGGGCACGCTGGCCCTGCCGGATTGGCGTGGGAACAACCGCATTGACAGCCTGCGCAACATCGTCCGCGATCCTCGCGTATCGCTCATGTTCCTTGTGCCCGGTTCAAACAATGTTGTGCGGGTGAATGGCCGCGCACAAATCACGGCGGACGCCCATGTGCTGGAGCGTTTCGACAAGAATGGCAAACAACCCCGTACAGTTATTGTCATCGCAATTGACGAAATATACAGTCAATGCGCGCGCGCCCTGATGCGCGCAGGGACCTGGTCCGCGGGTGACGATAGCGACGCTCTGCCCTCTATGGGAGAGATTCTTGCGGAACAAACTGCGGGCGAAGAGGGCGGAGCGACCTATGATGAGGCTTGGGCTCCGCGCGCTGCCGAAACGATGTGGTAG
- a CDS encoding lysophospholipid acyltransferase family protein gives MKTAFRWLLSAVFMVQIYVMMAVFGLVFAPWALVSPRGARMACRTYAGYVLWCARWMLGLRTEVRGPIPTEEVIIAAKHQSFLDILIIFHATPAAKFIMKRELLWTPIIGIYAKRLGCVPVNRGKKGNAIARMVKDVAAEFSDPGQLVIYPQGTRVAPGADKPYKIGTGVLYAALEQPCVPAATNVGLFWPRTGILRKPGLAVVEFLPSIAPGLERNAFMATLEEQVESHSDKLMQEAGFTRDGISQHG, from the coding sequence GTGAAAACTGCATTTCGATGGCTGCTCTCGGCCGTGTTTATGGTTCAGATCTATGTGATGATGGCCGTCTTTGGGTTAGTCTTTGCTCCTTGGGCGCTGGTCTCGCCACGGGGCGCGCGGATGGCGTGCCGGACCTATGCAGGCTATGTTCTGTGGTGCGCCCGCTGGATGCTGGGGCTACGCACCGAGGTACGTGGACCAATCCCGACCGAAGAGGTCATCATCGCGGCCAAACATCAGAGTTTTCTTGATATTCTGATTATCTTTCACGCAACGCCGGCTGCCAAGTTCATCATGAAGCGAGAACTGTTGTGGACACCGATCATTGGTATCTATGCCAAGCGGCTTGGCTGTGTGCCGGTGAACCGCGGGAAAAAGGGCAATGCCATTGCTCGAATGGTTAAAGACGTCGCGGCCGAGTTTTCCGATCCGGGCCAGTTGGTGATTTACCCGCAGGGGACACGCGTCGCGCCTGGGGCTGACAAACCTTATAAGATCGGTACCGGCGTTCTTTATGCAGCGCTTGAGCAGCCTTGCGTGCCTGCCGCCACAAATGTCGGCCTGTTCTGGCCTCGTACGGGCATTCTGCGTAAGCCGGGTCTGGCCGTGGTGGAGTTCTTACCCTCTATCGCGCCCGGCTTGGAACGCAATGCATTCATGGCAACGCTGGAAGAACAGGTCGAGTCACATTCTGATAAGTTGATGCAGGAAGCGGGGTTCACGCGCGATGGAATTTCTCAACACGGTTGA
- a CDS encoding cell division protein FtsX: protein MNLSRLRNLIVGDAQADRVVPPSGFTAQLTLFVSGAMAFLAVFALALSLASGRLADRWAEELARAATLRINAPAEQRVAQTEAALSILEQTPGVASVRALSREEQAALLTPWFGTELPLDTLPIPQLIEVIEDDPGYDAVGLRLRLQAEVPGAILDDHTRWRAPLVDAAQALRRLAWVSILLIGGATAAMITLAANAALAANSQVIEVLRLVGALDTYIAQAFIRRFTLRALLGAAVGVALGMIGVWLMPEASREGGFLTGLGFQGWSWLLPLCIPVLGALVAFAATTRAANKRLGDLA from the coding sequence ATGAACCTGTCCCGTCTCCGCAATCTCATCGTCGGTGATGCTCAGGCCGACCGGGTGGTGCCGCCGAGTGGGTTTACAGCACAGCTCACTTTGTTTGTGTCGGGTGCAATGGCCTTTTTGGCCGTTTTTGCGCTGGCCCTGTCGCTGGCCTCTGGTCGATTGGCGGATCGCTGGGCAGAAGAGCTGGCGCGCGCCGCAACGCTGCGCATCAATGCCCCGGCGGAACAGCGTGTTGCGCAGACCGAGGCGGCACTGAGCATTCTGGAACAGACCCCAGGTGTTGCCTCTGTCCGCGCGCTGAGCCGCGAGGAGCAGGCAGCCCTGCTGACGCCCTGGTTTGGGACTGAGCTGCCGCTGGATACGCTGCCCATTCCGCAACTGATTGAGGTGATCGAAGATGATCCGGGTTATGATGCGGTTGGTTTGCGTTTGCGGCTTCAGGCTGAAGTTCCGGGCGCAATCCTTGATGATCACACCCGCTGGCGTGCGCCTCTTGTGGACGCGGCACAGGCCTTGCGCCGACTGGCCTGGGTGTCGATCCTGTTGATCGGTGGGGCCACGGCAGCGATGATAACTCTTGCGGCAAATGCAGCACTAGCGGCCAATTCTCAGGTGATCGAAGTGCTACGACTGGTCGGAGCCTTGGATACCTACATTGCGCAGGCCTTTATCCGCCGATTTACTCTGCGCGCCCTTCTGGGGGCTGCAGTGGGTGTTGCCCTAGGCATGATCGGGGTGTGGCTGATGCCCGAAGCCTCACGCGAGGGTGGGTTTCTGACCGGTTTGGGCTTTCAGGGCTGGAGCTGGCTCCTGCCGCTGTGCATTCCTGTGCTTGGTGCGCTCGTCGCCTTTGCCGCAACAACGCGTGCGGCCAACAAACGTCTTGGAGATTTGGCGTGA
- a CDS encoding cell division ATP-binding protein FtsE — protein MIELDNVGYNYGGGELLNEVSVQLAPGSFHFLTGPSGAGKTTLLKLCYGALTPTSGRARAFNMDINGLDRDQMAYLRRRVGVVHQDCRFLDHLSVIENIALPLTVSGRDIDQEEANLNELLSWVGLSDRAHARPPELSGGERQRAALARSVILSPDVIIADEPTGNVDWEMSQRLLQLLVELNHMGKTVLVATHDLSLIRAAKKQVQARVLRISNRQLQQAGVDL, from the coding sequence GTGATCGAGCTGGACAATGTGGGGTACAACTACGGCGGCGGGGAACTGCTGAACGAGGTGTCGGTGCAGCTTGCGCCGGGCTCGTTCCATTTCCTGACCGGGCCATCCGGCGCGGGCAAGACTACGCTGCTGAAGCTGTGCTATGGGGCGCTAACGCCAACCTCTGGCCGGGCGCGGGCGTTTAACATGGATATCAATGGGTTGGATCGCGATCAGATGGCGTATCTACGCCGTCGCGTCGGTGTTGTTCATCAGGATTGCCGATTTCTTGACCATCTGTCGGTGATCGAGAATATCGCTTTGCCTCTGACAGTATCGGGCCGAGATATTGATCAGGAAGAGGCGAATTTGAACGAACTGCTGAGTTGGGTTGGTCTTTCAGATCGCGCCCATGCGAGGCCGCCGGAGCTTTCCGGTGGTGAACGCCAACGCGCGGCGTTGGCCCGTTCGGTGATCCTGTCGCCCGATGTGATCATCGCGGATGAGCCAACCGGCAATGTTGACTGGGAAATGTCGCAGCGGCTGTTACAACTGCTTGTCGAGTTGAATCACATGGGCAAAACCGTCCTAGTAGCCACCCATGATTTGTCGCTGATCCGAGCCGCCAAAAAACAGGTGCAAGCACGGGTTCTGCGGATTTCGAACCGGCAGCTTCAGCAGGCGGGGGTGGACCTATGA
- a CDS encoding zinc-ribbon domain-containing protein, with translation MRLTCPNCAAQYEVPDDVIPDEGRDVQCSNCGQTWFQAGHAVTSQDDIDPNLPSADASEADHLTDPSTTISDDDHAIAHDTTPAQDEDPQNSHPEVAAQARGLDPSISDILREEAQREASLRAAEAGSLQTQTDLGLDSLPEDESARRAREAREQMARMRGEDPQQLATSETESRRGLLPNIDEINSTLRSGGDIPAAAIAPPTDAAPPKKKRNFTRGFAFALLIALALAMAYDNAPLIAQKLPQADPYLSSYVAKVDAARLWLDTKVRAFTVQQ, from the coding sequence ATGCGACTGACATGTCCGAACTGTGCTGCCCAGTATGAGGTGCCGGATGATGTGATCCCGGATGAAGGGCGCGATGTCCAGTGCTCAAACTGCGGTCAAACCTGGTTTCAGGCTGGCCACGCGGTCACATCACAGGATGATATTGATCCCAATCTGCCTTCAGCCGATGCTTCAGAGGCGGATCATCTGACGGATCCTTCCACAACCATAAGTGACGACGACCACGCAATCGCTCATGATACAACGCCTGCACAGGATGAGGACCCACAGAACAGTCACCCAGAAGTAGCAGCGCAAGCGCGGGGTCTGGATCCTTCAATCAGCGATATCCTGCGTGAAGAGGCCCAACGCGAGGCCAGCCTGCGTGCCGCAGAGGCGGGCAGCCTGCAGACGCAAACCGATCTCGGGTTGGATTCACTCCCCGAAGACGAATCCGCACGGCGGGCCCGCGAAGCGCGCGAACAGATGGCGCGTATGAGGGGGGAAGACCCCCAACAACTGGCAACATCAGAGACCGAGTCCCGCCGCGGGCTCCTGCCCAATATAGACGAAATCAATTCCACCTTGCGATCAGGTGGTGACATACCTGCTGCGGCAATCGCCCCGCCGACAGATGCCGCACCGCCCAAGAAAAAGCGGAACTTCACCCGCGGTTTCGCCTTTGCACTACTGATCGCGCTGGCACTGGCCATGGCCTATGACAACGCTCCATTGATTGCACAGAAACTGCCGCAGGCGGATCCCTACCTCAGCAGCTATGTTGCCAAAGTGGATGCCGCACGACTGTGGTTAGATACCAAGGTCCGCGCATTCACCGTGCAGCAATAA